A stretch of Zymoseptoria tritici IPO323 chromosome 1, whole genome shotgun sequence DNA encodes these proteins:
- a CDS encoding ubiquitin-conjugating enzyme E2 2 codes for MSTAARRRLMRDFKRMQTDPPAGVSASPIADNVMTWNAVIIGPSDTPFEDGTFRLVMHFEEQYPNKPPGVKFISQMFHPNVYGTGELCLDILQNRWSPTYDVAAILTSIQSLLNDPNTSSPANVEASNLYKDNRKEYTKRVRETVEKSWDD; via the exons ATGTCGACCGCGGCGCGCCGACGTCTGATGCGTGACTTCAAGCGCATGCAAACAGATCCTCCAGCGGGAGTGAGTGCCAGTCCGATCGCGGACAACGTCATGACCTG GAACGCCGTCATCATCGGTCCATCAGACACACCCTTCGAAGATGGGACATTTCGCCTGGTGATGCACTTCGAAGAGCAATACCCCAATAAGCCTCCGGGCGTGAAGTTCATATCGCAAATGTTTCACCCGAACGTTTACGGCACCGGGGAGTTGTGCTTGGACATTTTGCAGAACAGGTGGAGTCCGACATACGACGTGGCGGCGATTTTGACGAGTATCCAGAG TCTGCTGAACGATCCCAACACATCGAGTCCCGCCAACGTCGAGGCCAGCAACCTGTATAAAGACAACCGGAAGGAGTACACCAAGAGAGTGAGGGAAACGGTGGAGAAGAGTTGGGATGATTGA
- a CDS encoding major facilitator superfamily MFS_1 protein (Major facilitator superfamily MFS_1 family member with 10 predicted transmembrane regions.) has translation PPKPPTPTWTNLPNKPQLAILALSRFVDFFQMAALQTFMVHQLKSFDSNLSEVVISHQAGVLQGAFTAAQIVTSILWGRAADHVMLGRKSVLMIGLVGTGFGCIGLAFSRSYRWAVFWRLMSGAINGTVGSARTMVAEVTPKPWHPRAFLLLPAAFNVANVAGPLLAGYLVDPVVNLAGYFGKNSLLGGAEGILWMERYPYAVANLMSTVLLFAEALLVYYGLEETLKGKRPLDLSEFNPMDILRSLSSQFTQIRTHGYRALHETQRQGLLSSSQVEMDRMTTTGEPLARPPPQRLPFRRIWTSNVLWTLLSIAIFDFHMGAFANLWILFLATPRAYLPESTKAEPLLDNDLRSLHPRGLFKFSSGLAFPPPTIGFAMATIGFIGVALQFLLYPYANARFGLMRCFRGSLFLFPMAYFLAPYLALLPSSTPPPGPASGIPIWMGIAGVVFLQVAARTFALPASIILLNNSSPHPSVLATIHGIGNACSATFRTLGPVLAGYWYGTWTARGIVGMAWWLVGLVAAVGCVASLRVRNGSGHEVFLPGEEGE, from the coding sequence CCTCCCAAACCACCCACACCAACATGGACCAATCTCCCCAACAAACCACAactcgccatcctcgccctctctcgcttcgtcgacttcttccaAATGGCCGCCCTCCAAACCTTCATGGTCCATCAATTGAAGAGCTTCGATTCAAACCTTTCAGAAGTCGTAATATCCCACCAAGCCGGTGTCCTTCAAGGCGCCTTCACCGCCGCACAAATCGTCACATCCATCCTCTGGGGTCGTGCAGCAGATCATGTCATGTTGGGAAGGAAGTCTGTCCTCATGATCGGATTGGTGGGAACAGGATTCGGGTGCATTGGACTGGCATTCAGTAGGAGTTATCGATGGGCCGTGTTCTGGAGATTGATGAGTGGAGCAATCAATGGGACCGTGGGAAGTGCGAGGACAATGGTCGCGGAGGTGACACCCAAGCCATGGCATCCGCGGGCATTCTTACTGCTACCTGCAGCGTTCAATGTTGCGAATGTGGCTGGTCCATTATTGGCGGGATACCTGGTCGATCCGGTCGTCAATCTGGCGGGATATTTCGGGAAGAACAGTCTATTGGGAGGAGCGGAAGGGATACTCTGGATGGAGAGATACCCCTATGCTGTTGCAAATCTGATGAGCACGGTCTTGCTGTTCGCAGAGGCATTACTGGTGTACTACGGCCTGGAAGAGACATTAAAAGGGAAACGACCTCTGGACCTCTCCGAGTTCAATCCCATGGATATCCTCCGATCGCTGTCCTCTCAATTCACCCAAATCCGCACTCACGGCTACCGAGCCCTCCACGAAACCCAACGACAAGGCCTCCTCTCTAGTTCTCAAGTCGAAATGGACCGTATGACCACCACGGGCGAGCCACTTGCCAGACCTCCCCCTCAACGCCTTCCATTCCGCCGCATCTGGACCTCCAACGTCCTCTGGACTCTCCTCAGcatcgccatcttcgacttTCACATGGGCGCCTTTGCCAACCTATGGATTCTCTTCCTCGCTACCCCTCGCGCCTACCTCCCTGAATCCACCAAAGCCGAACCTCTTCTTGACAACGACCTCCGTTCCCTCCACCCGCGCGGCCTCTTCAAATTCTCCTCTGGCCTCGCTttccctcctcccaccatCGGTTTCGCCATGGCCACAATCGGCTTCATTGGCGTGGCGCTGCAATTCCTCTTGTACCCCTACGCCAACGCGCGGTTCGGGCTGATGCGATGTTTTCGCGGGAGCTTATTCCTCTTCCCCATGGCGTACTTTCTCGCACCATACCTCGCCTTACTGCCCTCTTCTACCCCTCCACCTGGTCCCGCTTCCGGTATTCCGATATGGATGGGTATCGCCGGTGTTGTGTTCCTACAAGTCGCCGCCCGCACTTTCGCTTTACCCGCGAGTATCATCCTACTCAACAACTCTTCGCCGCATCCCTCCGTCCTCGCCACAATCCACGGCATCGGCAACGCCTGTTCCGCCACGTTCCGCACGCTCGGTCCGGTGTTGGCGGGGTACTGGTACGGAACGTGGACGGCGAGAGGGATCGTGGGAATGGCGTGGTGGCTGGTCGGACTAGTGGCTGCGGTGGGATGTGTGGCGTCATTGAGAGTGAGGAATGGCAGTGGGCATGAGGTTTTCTTGCCtggggaagagggagag